A DNA window from Coffea arabica cultivar ET-39 chromosome 6c, Coffea Arabica ET-39 HiFi, whole genome shotgun sequence contains the following coding sequences:
- the LOC113692617 gene encoding dynein light chain 1, cytoplasmic-like, translating to MVSYSYIILRRKGRGEKMLEGKAQIKETDMPRKMQIQAMTSASEALDIYDVTDCTSIAAHIKKEFDKMYGGGWQCVVGSNFGCFFTHSKGTFAYFALETLNFLIFKGASS from the exons ATGGTAAGCTACTCATACATTATACTGAGGAGGAAAGGAAGAGGAGAGAAAATGTTGGAAGGCAAAGCTCAGATAAAGGAAACAGATATGCCAAGAAAGATGCAGATTCAAGCAATGACTTCTGCTTCTGAAGCTCTTGATATTTATGATGTTACTGATTGTACCTCCATAGCAGCCCACATCAAAAAG GAGTTTGACAAGATGTATGGGGGTGGATGGCAATGTGTGGTTGGCTCTAATTTTGGTTGCTTCTTTACTCATTCAAAAGGAACTTTTGCTTATTTTGCTTTAGAGACCCTCAATTTTCTTATCTTTAAGGGAGCTTCCTCTTAA